Proteins from a single region of Catenulispora acidiphila DSM 44928:
- a CDS encoding zinc-binding dehydrogenase: MKAMTATGRTEPSVALTAVDQPQPRPDEALVKVEAYSVNRGETFQLEAPRPGWRPGKDVAGLVVQAAADGSGPAVGARVVGHPPQGGWAEYVAVPTSSLADLPDTVPAATAAALPLAGLTALRLLRVTRAAAGSRVLMTGASGGVGHYFVELAAAAGLEITAVSSSPERGARLLELGAARVVPSIDAAEGPFDIVLESTGGPNLPAALAKLARRGTLIWFGQASRQPATLDFFDFFAGPESATIRHFHYADSDSTYGQDLQTLVRLVAADRLHPEIGLVTDWTGTADVLTLLRDRGVRGNAVLTIA, from the coding sequence ATGAAGGCCATGACAGCCACCGGCCGCACCGAACCGTCCGTCGCACTCACCGCGGTGGACCAGCCGCAGCCGCGTCCGGACGAGGCGCTGGTGAAGGTGGAGGCGTACTCCGTCAACCGCGGCGAGACCTTCCAACTCGAGGCGCCGCGCCCCGGCTGGCGCCCCGGCAAGGACGTCGCGGGCCTCGTGGTCCAGGCCGCGGCCGACGGCTCCGGCCCGGCGGTCGGCGCCCGCGTCGTCGGCCACCCGCCGCAGGGCGGCTGGGCCGAGTACGTGGCAGTCCCGACCAGCTCTCTGGCCGACCTCCCCGACACCGTCCCCGCCGCCACCGCCGCCGCGCTGCCGCTGGCCGGGCTCACCGCGCTCCGCCTCCTGCGGGTGACGCGAGCCGCCGCCGGCAGCAGGGTCCTGATGACCGGCGCGTCCGGCGGCGTGGGCCACTACTTCGTGGAACTCGCGGCGGCGGCCGGGCTGGAGATCACCGCGGTCAGCTCCTCGCCCGAACGCGGCGCCCGGCTGCTGGAGCTCGGCGCGGCGCGCGTCGTGCCCTCGATCGACGCAGCCGAGGGACCTTTCGACATCGTCCTGGAATCCACCGGCGGCCCGAACCTGCCGGCCGCCCTGGCCAAGCTCGCCCGGCGCGGAACGCTGATCTGGTTCGGCCAGGCCAGCCGGCAGCCGGCAACGCTCGACTTCTTCGACTTCTTCGCCGGTCCCGAGTCCGCCACGATCCGGCACTTCCACTACGCCGACTCCGACTCGACCTACGGACAAGACCTGCAGACGTTGGTACGCCTCGTCGCCGCCGACCGCCTGCACCCGGAGATCGGGCTGGTGACGGACTGGACCGGGACCGCCGACGTCCTGACTCTCCTGCGCGATCGAGGAGTACGCGGCAACGCAGTCCTCACCATCGCCTGA
- a CDS encoding nuclear transport factor 2 family protein has translation MTTITDPKTVVVRYVEAVRDGDTETIVASFAEHATWLYPGNLPISRLWEGRDAIINDFLGGMGAYLDTSAPVVIALVHAFADGDQVLAEWTSKATAANGATYDNRCAAVFTVEDGKITSVREYADTHHVAAVLFGEA, from the coding sequence ATGACCACCATCACCGACCCGAAGACCGTCGTCGTCCGCTACGTCGAGGCAGTCCGCGACGGCGACACCGAGACCATCGTCGCCAGCTTCGCCGAGCACGCCACCTGGCTCTACCCCGGCAACCTCCCGATCTCGCGCCTGTGGGAGGGCCGCGACGCGATCATCAACGACTTCCTCGGCGGCATGGGCGCCTACCTGGACACCTCGGCGCCGGTCGTGATCGCCCTGGTCCACGCCTTCGCCGACGGCGACCAGGTGCTGGCGGAGTGGACGTCGAAGGCGACCGCCGCCAACGGCGCGACCTACGACAACCGCTGCGCGGCGGTCTTCACCGTCGAGGACGGGAAGATCACGTCGGTCCGGGAGTACGCGGACACGCACCACGTCGCCGCCGTGCTCTTCGGCGAGGCCTGA
- a CDS encoding GNAT family N-acetyltransferase, translating into MTTTDAWTARRATVREPDAIDLLVSYYDELVSRYWGRPCEPGEVDAAMRDEPNDDLVAFLVASVGEEPAGCVGVRMLAPEVAELSRMYIRPQFRRSGGGRLLLGEADRAAAELGARAIRLDTRGDLVEARAMYARYGYREIPAYNDSKYANHWFEKTL; encoded by the coding sequence ATGACGACGACGGACGCGTGGACGGCGCGCCGCGCCACGGTGCGGGAACCGGACGCGATCGATCTGCTGGTCTCGTACTACGACGAGTTGGTCAGCAGGTACTGGGGACGGCCGTGCGAGCCGGGCGAAGTCGACGCGGCGATGCGCGACGAGCCCAACGATGATCTGGTCGCATTCCTGGTGGCGAGCGTCGGCGAGGAGCCCGCGGGCTGCGTCGGCGTGCGGATGCTGGCGCCGGAGGTGGCCGAGCTGAGCCGGATGTACATCCGTCCGCAGTTCCGGCGCTCCGGTGGCGGGCGATTGTTGCTCGGCGAAGCCGATCGCGCGGCTGCCGAACTCGGTGCGCGCGCCATCCGACTGGACACGCGGGGCGACTTGGTGGAGGCCCGCGCGATGTATGCGCGGTACGGCTATCGCGAGATCCCGGCCTACAACGACAGCAAGTACGCGAACCACTGGTTCGAGAAGACTCTGTAG
- a CDS encoding MarR family winged helix-turn-helix transcriptional regulator — MNATPADPPPPAVEDVATHLRSAVGTLVRSTRAVDRIAPIPAAVLDLLAARGPMTTADLASSRGVRHQTMAATVKDLADAGFLSAGPDPDDARKKILALTEAGRHALDADRRQRTVLLAAALDQALDADELRVLARALDLLDRVSVAVNQMTAT; from the coding sequence GTGAACGCCACCCCTGCGGACCCGCCGCCTCCTGCCGTCGAGGACGTGGCCACGCACCTGCGCAGCGCGGTCGGCACTCTGGTCCGCAGCACCCGTGCGGTGGACCGGATCGCTCCCATCCCGGCGGCGGTGCTCGATCTGCTCGCCGCGCGCGGACCGATGACCACAGCCGATCTGGCGTCAAGCCGCGGCGTGCGGCACCAGACGATGGCCGCGACCGTGAAGGACCTGGCCGACGCCGGATTCCTCAGCGCCGGACCCGATCCGGACGACGCGCGCAAGAAGATCCTCGCGCTGACCGAGGCGGGGAGGCATGCGCTCGACGCCGACCGCCGACAGCGCACCGTGCTGCTCGCCGCAGCGCTGGACCAGGCGCTGGACGCGGACGAACTGCGCGTCCTGGCGCGGGCGCTGGATCTGCTCGACCGGGTTTCCGTCGCCGTTAACCAGATGACAGCGACGTGA